The Pseudoalteromonas translucida KMM 520 genome segment TTTTCGGTGAACATGTCTAATTTTCATCAATGGTCAGCTGGCTTTAGTGATTATATTAATGACCTGCTTTTAGGTGAAAGTGGCGTGCGTGCTAAAAAATTTAACATGCGCTGGAACGGCGCTATGGTGGGTGATATGCATCGGGTGTTATCCCGTGGTGGTATTTTTTGTTATCCCAACGATATTAACAAGCCTGAACAGCCCGCTAAGCTACGTTTATTATACGAAGCAAATCCAATGGCTATGTTAGTCGAGAACGCTAATGGCAAAGCATATACAGAGCATGAACGTATTTTAGATATACTTCCCTCTCACATTCACCAACGCGTAGCCGTTGTTATGGGCTCGACTAATGAAGTAAATAAATGTTTAACGTATTTAAAGTAACGCTAGATACGTTAGGTATCTGAGTCACCCTGAGCAGCTACATACTATTGCCAAATTAAGGCGAGCTATGTAGCTCATATCACTCTTTGGGCTCGGGCTTATTTTATTAAACTAATTGGCAGCATGCTGATAACTGAGCAGATGTTAATTTTAACTATTTAAATCTGCTTTTCACTAAAGCCCAGCTCAGTGATGTATTTTAACTTCCTTCTGCTTTAGTTATATAACTATAAAAACGAAGCACTAAGTCACACATTATCTCAATTTCATCTCGACTCTTGATTAGCACACAGCAAAATAAAAATTAATTTCGGCGCTCATTTACTCCCATGATTAAAAGTGTGAATTTATGTTTGCTATTGTTTAAGTTATAAATTTTTATACGGAAAGTAAAAAAACACGCTTTTATTTAATACTTTTCACTACAAACACATTACTAATGGGTATTTTTTGTGAGCTAAAGTGCTTGACGACAAAATAACCTTAACATATAGTCACAATAGTTAACTAGATTTAACAACCCATAGGTCTAACTTCTATTAATGTGAATAAATGAATAGTCATCGCGCTAATAATCGTAGTTACTGACTATAGCGCTATTTTGCTAATGATTTATGTTTTGAATACCACGTAAGAGTTCGACTGCGAATTATCATTTACTAGCATCGCGCTTGGTATGTGCAAAGAAGACAACAGTGCCGTTATAAAGGTTTTTAAAGGTATTAAGTTACCTGGTGTGGAGAAATAATTATGTTACTTGGTGTAATTGCAGACGACTTTACCGGAGCAACCGACATTGCTGGTTTCCTCGTTGAACATGGTATGCGTACGGTACAACTTAACGATGTACCTCACAGTAACACTGTGGTTGACGCGGATGCGGTTGTCGTAAGCCTTAAAACGCGCTCTTGTCCTGTAGAGCAAGCAATAGAGCAAAGCTTAGCCGCATTAAAATGGCTACAACAGCAAGGCTGTCAGCAGTTTTATTTCAAATATTGTTCAACCTTCGATAGTACGGCTAAAGGTAATATTGGCCCGGTAACCGACGCTTTATTAGCGGCACTCGGTGAGTCTTTCACTATTGTCTGCCCTGCTTTGCCAGTGAATGGCCGCACCGTATTTAACGGTCACTTATTTGTACTTGGCGAGCCGCTTAATGAATCGGGTATGCGTAATCACCCGGTAACGCCAATGACCGACTCAAGCTTGGTGCGCTTAATGAATAGCCAGTCGCAAGGAGAAGCCGGTTTAGTAAATTACCAAACCATTGAGCAAGGCGCTGAGGCCATTACTCATCAGTTTGCTGAGCTACAAAGTGCAGGTAAACGCTACGCTGTGGTTGATGCCTTTAATAGTGCACATTTAGCAACCCTAGGCCAAGCGGCTAAGTCGCTAAAATTAGTGACTGGCGGCTCTGGATTAGCAGCCGGCATTGCAAAAAACTGGCAGCAGCAACTACAAGATCAAGGCGAAGCCAAAAAAGCGGGCTACCCAACCAAAGCAGCCACCGTCATATTATCGGGTTCGTGCTCGTTAATGACCAATAAACAAGTTGCAGCTTATAAAACTAAAGCTCCTCACTTCGCGCTCGATATCAACCATTGCTTAAACTTAGATAATTATAGCAACCAAGTATTTGACTGGGTGATTAACAACTTAAATACCCCATTCGCCCCCTTAATTTATGCCACTGCCGATGTTAATGCATTACAAGCAACGCATAAAAAGTATGGTGCCGATGTTTCCAGCCAAGCAGTTGAAAACCTCTTTAGCCAATTAACCATTAAACTTAAAGAATATGGTGTGCGCAATTTTATTGTTGCCGGTGGCGAAACATCTGGCGTTGTTACCCAAAGTTTACAGCTTGATGGCTTTCATATAGGCCCTCAAATTAGCCAAGGTGTGCCATGGGTAAAGGGCATTAATAGCGATATTTCCTTGGCATTAAAATCTGGGAATTTTGGCTCTGAACCTTTCTTTACCCAAGCTCAGGAGTATTTTAAATGAATGAAGCACAATTAAGGCTGCAAGTAGTAGAGCTTGCCCGTTCAATGTTTGAACGTGGGTATGCCACAGGTGGTGCCGGTAATCTTTCGGTAAAGCTGTCTAATGGCCATTTTTTAACAACCCCGACTGGATCTTCATTTGGTCGTTTGGTGGCCGAAGAGCTCTCTGTAGTTGATAAAGATGGAAAACACCTTACAGGTAAGCCGCCCTCTAAAGAGGTGTCTTTTCACTTAGCTATTTACGAAAAAGACCCTAACTGCAATGCAATTGTACACCTACATTCAACGTACTTAACCGCTTTATCTTGCCTTGAAAATTTAGATCCTAGCAATGCAATAAAGGCATTTACACCTTATTACGTAATGCGCGTTGGTGAGTTACCTGTGGTGCCTTATTACCGCCCGGGCGATCCGCAAATAGCTAAAGATTTAGCGAAATTAGCAGGAAAGTATCGGGCATTTTTACTCTCTAATCATGGCCCTATCATTACTGGTAGTGATTTTTTAGATGCAGTAGATAACGCAGAAGAATTAGAAGAAACCGCTAAGCTAGCATTTTTATTACAAGGTAAAGAAACACGTTACCTAACCGACTCAGAAGTAACTGATTTAAAAGGGAGAGGAAAATAATGGCTAAATTTGCAGCAAATCTAACTATGCTTTTTAGTGAAGTCACATTCCTTGAACGCTTTGAACGCGCACACAAAGCAGGCTTTAAAGCCGTTGAATACCTTTTCCCGTATGCTTTTGAAGCACAAGTATTA includes the following:
- the otnK gene encoding 3-oxo-tetronate kinase, which encodes MLLGVIADDFTGATDIAGFLVEHGMRTVQLNDVPHSNTVVDADAVVVSLKTRSCPVEQAIEQSLAALKWLQQQGCQQFYFKYCSTFDSTAKGNIGPVTDALLAALGESFTIVCPALPVNGRTVFNGHLFVLGEPLNESGMRNHPVTPMTDSSLVRLMNSQSQGEAGLVNYQTIEQGAEAITHQFAELQSAGKRYAVVDAFNSAHLATLGQAAKSLKLVTGGSGLAAGIAKNWQQQLQDQGEAKKAGYPTKAATVILSGSCSLMTNKQVAAYKTKAPHFALDINHCLNLDNYSNQVFDWVINNLNTPFAPLIYATADVNALQATHKKYGADVSSQAVENLFSQLTIKLKEYGVRNFIVAGGETSGVVTQSLQLDGFHIGPQISQGVPWVKGINSDISLALKSGNFGSEPFFTQAQEYFK
- a CDS encoding aldolase — encoded protein: MNEAQLRLQVVELARSMFERGYATGGAGNLSVKLSNGHFLTTPTGSSFGRLVAEELSVVDKDGKHLTGKPPSKEVSFHLAIYEKDPNCNAIVHLHSTYLTALSCLENLDPSNAIKAFTPYYVMRVGELPVVPYYRPGDPQIAKDLAKLAGKYRAFLLSNHGPIITGSDFLDAVDNAEELEETAKLAFLLQGKETRYLTDSEVTDLKGRGK